One window from the genome of Heptranchias perlo isolate sHepPer1 chromosome 15 unlocalized genomic scaffold, sHepPer1.hap1 SUPER_15_unloc_1, whole genome shotgun sequence encodes:
- the zgc:101583 gene encoding magnesium transporter NIPA2 encodes MTLFSPLPSALLSSYFLNERLNLHGKIGCVLSVVGSTVMVIHAPQEEEVATLAEMVQKLKDPGFIVFAVCVVTSCLVLILVAAPRYGQKNILVYILICSIIGSLSVSCVKGLGIAIKELFMGHPVLSNPVTWVLLVCLIACVSIQINYLNKALDIFNTSIVTPIYYVFFTTAVMTCSAILFKEWYHMTVDNIAGTISGFVTIVLGIFLLHAYKNISWTQGTLPPFLRKGDPWSGAVRSQPYQALPDQETGIPSRPGQDGTLHCFI; translated from the exons ATGACattgttctcccctctccccagtgcACTTTTGTCCTCATACTTTTTAAACGAACGCCTGAACCTTCACGGAAAGATCGGCTGCGTCCTGAGCGTTGTGGGGTCCACGGTGATGGTAATCCACGCTccgcaggaggaggaggtcgccACCTTGGCTGAAATGGTGCAAAAGCTCAAAGATCCGG GTTTTATCGTGTTTGCGGTGTGCGTTGTCACTAGTTGCCTAGTCCTGATCCTGGTGGCGGCCCCACGGTATGGGCAGAAGAACATCCTGGTCTACATCCTGATCTGTTCTATCATCGGCTCCCTCTCCGTTTCCTGCGTCAAAGGGCTCGGCATCGCCATCAAGGAGCTGTTTATGGGCCACCCTGTCCTGTCAAACCCGGTGACCTGGGTCCTGCTGGTCTGCCTGATTGCCTGTGTCAGCATCCAGATCAACTACCTGAACAAAGCCTTGGACATCTTCAACACTTCCATCGTCACGCCCATCTACTACGTCTTCTTCACCACCGCCGTCATGACCTGTTCGGCCATCCTGTTCAAGGAGTGGTATCACATGACCGTCGACAACATCGCAGGCACCATAAGCGGGTTCGTCACTATCGTTCTCGGGATCTTCCTGCTTCACGCCTACAAGAACATCAGCTGGACACAGGGCACCCTGCCCCCATTCCTCAGGAAAGGCGATCCGTGGAGTGGGGCAGTGAGGAGCCAGCCGTACCAAGCTCTCCCAGACCAGGAGACTGGAATCCCCAGCCGTCCAGGCCAGGACGGGACGCTACATTGTTTCATCTGA